The sequence below is a genomic window from Lolium perenne isolate Kyuss_39 chromosome 7, Kyuss_2.0, whole genome shotgun sequence.
ttttgttcttagTTCACAAATACTTGTGCTTGTACATTAGTTGAACAAAGCTGGGCCACAAAAAAAATGCTTGCACCACTGAACTCTGTCTTTAAACCGAGTCTTCTAAAATGCTAATACTCACAGGTGCTCGACTGCTTTCCCTGAAGAATACAGATCACTAGTCCCAAAAGTACTTGTTGAGACCATGAGTGAGTTGAATTCAAGTTTTGTCTCTCGTGTTAATGTAGCAACTGGAGATGCTGTTCCTGAAACCAGATCTGTTGGAAAAGGTATGTGTTGCATATTTGTTTGTTTATTTGATAAGTCAGTAGTCTTTTTCTTATTTGTCATAGTATTATTTTTGTTCCTTAGATAATTGATTTATCTTCTCTATCTCCAGGTGTACTGGATGTTATATCTGGTGACCTACCAAAAAGCACCAAGTTGCAGAATAAACATCTTGTCGCACTAATCGAATTGCACAACATGACTGGCACTTTTGCTAGGAACATTCAGCACTTATTTTCAGAATCAGATCTTGGAGTTGTGCTGAATACATTAAAAGCTATTTATACCCCATATGAAACCTTCAAAGTGAGGTAAGCGCTTGAGTTGTTTTATCAAATAAAGACGGAGAGGGAAAATAAAGTTATGTGCATCTTGTCAGCACCTGTATTTATGACAACTTGTTGCTTTTGATGTATAACGCTTTCTGCATACCATTTTCATGTCATTAGGTACGGGCAGATGGAGCGTGCTGTACTTGCTGCTGCGATGACAGGCATAGATATCCGTGGGGCTATCTCCCGTGGTGTAGGTGCACAGGGTATAGAGCTAAGTGAAACTGTCCGTAGAATGGAGGAATCCATCCCACAAATGATAGTACTTCTTGAAGCAGCTGTTGAGAGATGCATTAGTCTCACTGGCGGATCAGAGGCAGATGAATTGGTACTGGCTCTTGACGACACCATGCTGCAGTACATATCTAATCTACAAGAAACTTTAAAGTCCCTGAGAACAGTATGTGGGCTGGATAATACCGCACATAGTGATTCCTCAAAAAGAGATTCAGGATTGGAGAAAAAGGAAGCACCACGACCGGTGGATGTTTCTGAAGAGGAAGAATGGTCTATTGTCCAGGGTGCTTTGCAGGTTCTTACAGTTGCTGATTGCTTAACTAGCAGAACCTCAGTTTTTGAAGCTTCTTTAAGGGCTACTCTTGCGAGGATTGGAACAAACTTCTCTGTTTCTGGATTTGGTTCTAGCATGGATAAATCACCCTCAGGGGCTGCTGATGAGAATTCGGGAGTACCCCTGGGTGGGAGGGCAGCACTTGATATTGCAACCATTCGTCTCACTAATCTACCAGACAAGTCTAAGAAACTCTTCGCCGTTCTAGAACAGGCAAGTTACAAGCTTCTAAATTTCTTGCATTTAAGGTTGCAACACAGGAGTCTTCAATTGTCTCTCTTATTGCAACTGTAGATCTGAATACGCTAATGATTGAACTTGCACGATGATGCAAGTTCTGCAGTCATCACTGAATTCAACTACCCTGCTCTTATTTAGGTAGCACTTGAAGTCCTGAGTTCTTTGACTTTTTATCTGATGGTccagattgcatattcttgtcGCAGTTAGTCAGCATATTCCTATGTTTTAGCACATGGCAAAATTTCTGTTCTTGGTCATTTGATGATATGTTTTGCTGCATTGTTTCTGTTCTTCAGCAAGTTTATATGCGCTTGAATGGTATGAGCTCAAACATATGGAGTATAATTGTGGCTTTCCTTTATTGTTGTATTACATTATTATTGCTATAAGTTATTCAACTGTAGCATAGAACTAAATCTGGCTTAATTCTTGCACATATTATTTTATTTGCCTTCATCCTCTGTTCATTTAAAGAAAATAATTCCTGCTGTACAGTCAAAAGATCCAAGGTTCCACGCTCTGCCTGTCACATCACAAAGGGTTGCGGCCTTCTCAGACAAAGTAAATGAGCTTGTATATGATGTGCTCATATCTAAAGTCCGGCAGCGTCTCAGTGAGATTTCTCGCCTCCCAATCTGGTCGTCAGTCGAGGAACAGGGTGGTCTTCCTCTTCCAAGCTTCAGTGCGTACCCACAGGCATATGTTACCAGCGTGGGGGAGTATCTCCTCACTTTACCCCAGCAGCTGGAGCCACTTGCTGAGGGCATCTCGGGCAGCGAGACTGGTAACGACGAGGCTCAGTTCTTTGCCACAGAGTGGATATTCAAGGTAAATGATACATTTGAAGTCACATGATCTTGATTTAGTATATTCAACAAGACCCTGCAAGTCAAATATGCCGCTGACAGCTTCGTTCATGCTTTGGTGCTTAATTCTGCAAATTATGTAAAGGAAGTGTGGATTAGCTAATACACGCAACGCAGTTTAACAAAACAATACACTGAACCTTCAACTTTTTCTTTATTATTGATCTTTGTTCTATGTCTCAGGTTGCTGAAGGTGCCACCGCTCTGT
It includes:
- the LOC127312009 gene encoding conserved oligomeric Golgi complex subunit 7 encodes the protein MVVVDASEFGAEGFDPKRWINAALDARHPSEPLDRFLADAEERLRAAADDAGAALERDSADALRRVPLACRDALRLREDAVALRAHVASVLQSLSQAEGSSAESITALARIDTVKQRMEAAYTTLQDAAGLAQLSQSVEDVFSSGDLPKAAETLATMRHCLSAVGEVAEFANVRKQLEVLEERLDEMVQPRLLDALSNRKVDAVQDLRGILTRIGRFKSLEVQYTKIHVKPLKKLWEDFDLKQRANRIEMEKRGGEISSTPFSSWLPSFYDETLLYLEQEWKWCSTAFPEEYRSLVPKVLVETMSELNSSFVSRVNVATGDAVPETRSVGKGVLDVISGDLPKSTKLQNKHLVALIELHNMTGTFARNIQHLFSESDLGVVLNTLKAIYTPYETFKVRYGQMERAVLAAAMTGIDIRGAISRGVGAQGIELSETVRRMEESIPQMIVLLEAAVERCISLTGGSEADELVLALDDTMLQYISNLQETLKSLRTVCGLDNTAHSDSSKRDSGLEKKEAPRPVDVSEEEEWSIVQGALQVLTVADCLTSRTSVFEASLRATLARIGTNFSVSGFGSSMDKSPSGAADENSGVPLGGRAALDIATIRLTNLPDKSKKLFAVLEQSKDPRFHALPVTSQRVAAFSDKVNELVYDVLISKVRQRLSEISRLPIWSSVEEQGGLPLPSFSAYPQAYVTSVGEYLLTLPQQLEPLAEGISGSETGNDEAQFFATEWIFKVAEGATALFMEQLRGIHYITDRGALQLAADIEYLNNVLSALSMPIPPFLSTFHACISTPRDQVRGLIKSDGGSQLDLPTAHLVSKIRRIPLDH